A single Streptomyces sannanensis DNA region contains:
- a CDS encoding ferritin-like fold-containing protein, with protein sequence METPDNATAAESLTGIAAQDWATASAEPQYRAAVVDLLGALAYGELAAFERLAEDAKLAPTLADKAELAAMASAEFHHFERLRDRLAAIDVEPTEAMQPFAAALDGFHRQTAPSDWLEGLVKAYVGDSIASDFYREVAVRLDADTQALVLAVLDDTGHGNFAVEKVRAAIEEDPRVGGRLALWARRLMGEALSQAQRVVAERDALSTMLVGGVADGFDLAEVGRMFSRITEAHTKRMAALGLAA encoded by the coding sequence ATGGAGACGCCTGACAACGCCACTGCTGCCGAATCTCTCACCGGAATCGCCGCCCAGGACTGGGCCACGGCTTCCGCCGAACCCCAGTACCGCGCGGCAGTCGTGGACCTGCTCGGTGCGCTCGCCTACGGCGAGCTGGCGGCCTTCGAGCGGCTCGCCGAGGACGCGAAGCTGGCGCCGACGCTGGCCGACAAGGCGGAGCTGGCCGCGATGGCCTCGGCGGAGTTCCACCACTTCGAGCGGCTGCGGGACCGGCTCGCGGCGATCGACGTCGAGCCGACCGAGGCGATGCAGCCGTTCGCGGCCGCGCTGGACGGGTTCCACCGGCAGACCGCGCCGTCCGACTGGCTGGAGGGCCTGGTCAAGGCGTATGTCGGCGACTCGATCGCCAGCGACTTCTACCGTGAGGTCGCCGTCCGCCTGGACGCGGACACCCAGGCCCTGGTGCTGGCGGTGCTCGACGACACGGGGCACGGCAACTTCGCCGTGGAGAAGGTGCGCGCGGCGATCGAGGAGGACCCGCGGGTCGGGGGCCGGCTCGCGCTGTGGGCGCGGCGCCTGATGGGCGAGGCGCTGTCGCAGGCGCAGCGGGTGGTCGCGGAGCGCGACGCGCTCTCCACGATGCTGGTGGGCGGCGTGGCGGACGGGTTCGACCTGGCGGAGGTCGGGCGGATGTTCTCGAGGATCACGGAGGCGCACACCAAGCGCATGGCCGCGCTGGGGCTGGCCGCGTAG